CTCCAAGGGCCGCCATCGCCCCGGCCCCGAGTGCATCGAATGGACCGAGGTGCCCACCCCCGAACCCGGGCCGGGCGAGGTCCTCGTCAAGGTGAGGGCAGCCGGCATCAACCGTGGTGACCTCCTACAGCGCCAGGGTCTCTACCCGCCACCGAAGGGCGTTTCCCAGACCATGGGCCTGGAAGTCAGCGGCACCGTCTCCTCCCTGGGCCCCGATGTCGACGGCTGGTCCGAAGGCGACGACGTCGTTGCCCTACTCGCTGGCGGCGGATACGCCGAATACGTCATCGTCCCGGCCGGCCAACTTCTCCCCCTCCCCGACGGCATCGACCCAGTCACCGCCTCAACCCTCATCGAGGTCGCAGCAACCGTCATCTCCAACATGGACCACGTCGGCCTGTCCCAGGGCGAGACCCTTCTCGTCCACGGTGGCGCCGGCGGCATCGGACAATTCGCCATCCAGTACGCCAAATCGCTCGGCTGCACGGTCATCACCACGTGCGGCACCCCCGAGAAACAGGAGTTCTGCCGCGATCTTGGCGCCGACGTAGCCCTCGACTATCACGAGGACTGGGTTGCCGCCGTCAAGGAGGCGACCGATGGCCGCGGCGTTGACGTCATCCTCGATGTCATGGGCGCCAAGTACCTCAGCCTCAACGTCGATGCGCTGGCCACCGGCGGTCGTCTCGACATCATCGGGATGCAGGGCGGCGTCAAGGGGGAGCTCAACATCGGCAAGCTGCTCAACAAGCGTGCCCTCGTCACCGCAACGAGCCTGCGCCCCCGACCCCTCGAGGAGAAGGCCAAGATCTGCCAACGGGTCCGTGAGATTGCCTGGCCGCTCTACACCAACGGCAGCATCAAGCCCGCCCCCGTCGAGTCCTTCCCCATGCCCGAGGCTGGCGAGGCTCACGCTCGCCTGGAGTCCGGCGAAGTACTCGGGAAGGTCGCGCTGACCCTCTGAGGCCCCTCGCCCACACACGACCTGTCACGGCTTCGGTCGCGGCAGGTCGTTGTTGTTTTCACCATCCCAATGCCGTCTCAGCTCCCATCGGCGTAAGTCGGACAGTCAACCCGGAACCGCCCGTCCATCACTTGAGCCTCCCATCACCCGGCCTCACGGTGGTGATTTCGGTTACGACTCCGGTCTCTGCCACCTGACATGGCACCGCCCATCATCAGCACCCGGAGCTCCACCACACCCACCGAGTGAATATCCATTTGCTTGTACGCATATATATGCTCTAGAGTGTACGACGTGTCCAAGGTCATCACTCAGCTTCCCGTCGGCGAGCGCGTCGGCATCGCATTCTCTGGAGGTCTCGACACCTCGGTAGCCGTCGCGTGGATGCGCGAGAACGGCGCGATCCCATGCACCTACACTGCCGACATCGGTCAGTACGACGAGCCCGACATCGCGTCAGTGCCGGGCCGCGCCCTCGACTACGGTGCCGAGATCTCTCGACTCGTTGACTGCAAGGCAGCCCTGGTCGAGGAGGGCCTGAGCGCCATCGCATGCGGGGCCTTCAACGTCCGCTCCGCCGGGCGCCCGTATTTCAACACCACCCCGATCGGTCGCGCTGTCACCGGCACGCTACTGGTGCGCGCCATGCACGCCGACAACGTCTCGATTTGGGGCGACGGCTCCACCTACAAGGGCAACGACATCGAGCGGTTCTACCGCTACGGCCTGCTCGCCAACCCTCAGCTGCGCATCTACAAGCCCTGGCTCGACGAAAATTTCGTCGCCGAGCTCGGCGGCCGCGACGAGATGAGTGCCTGGCTCACCGCCCACGACCTGCCCTATCGCGACTCCAAGGAGAAGGCCTACTCCACCGACGCCAACATCTGGGGCGCCACCCATGAGGCCAAGACCCTTGAGTCCCTGCACGCCTCGATCGAGTCCGTCGAGCCCATCATGGGCGTCAAGTTCTGGGACCCCGACGTCAAGATCGACACCGAGGAGGTGACCATCTCCTTCGAGCAGGGCATGCCTGTCGCCATCAACGGCAAGGAGTACGACGACAACGTCGCCCTCGTCCTGGAGGCCAACGCCATCGGCGGTCGCCACGGACTCGGCATGAGCGACCA
The genomic region above belongs to Cutibacterium equinum and contains:
- the argG gene encoding argininosuccinate synthase is translated as MYDVSKVITQLPVGERVGIAFSGGLDTSVAVAWMRENGAIPCTYTADIGQYDEPDIASVPGRALDYGAEISRLVDCKAALVEEGLSAIACGAFNVRSAGRPYFNTTPIGRAVTGTLLVRAMHADNVSIWGDGSTYKGNDIERFYRYGLLANPQLRIYKPWLDENFVAELGGRDEMSAWLTAHDLPYRDSKEKAYSTDANIWGATHEAKTLESLHASIESVEPIMGVKFWDPDVKIDTEEVTISFEQGMPVAINGKEYDDNVALVLEANAIGGRHGLGMSDQIENRIIEAKSRGIYEAPGMALLHIAYERLVNAIHNEDTLATYHNEGRRLGRLLYEGRWLDPQSLMVRESLTRWVASAVTGSVTLKLRRGWDYSILDTTGPNFSYHSEKLSMERVEGAAFGPTDRIGQLTMRNLDIADTREKLELYSAQGQLTSHADLVGQLKAGGAADIAASGYDDDDNSQRALDAAAMEFGVD
- a CDS encoding NAD(P)H-quinone oxidoreductase translates to MHAITVRPTDTTDSKGRHRPGPECIEWTEVPTPEPGPGEVLVKVRAAGINRGDLLQRQGLYPPPKGVSQTMGLEVSGTVSSLGPDVDGWSEGDDVVALLAGGGYAEYVIVPAGQLLPLPDGIDPVTASTLIEVAATVISNMDHVGLSQGETLLVHGGAGGIGQFAIQYAKSLGCTVITTCGTPEKQEFCRDLGADVALDYHEDWVAAVKEATDGRGVDVILDVMGAKYLSLNVDALATGGRLDIIGMQGGVKGELNIGKLLNKRALVTATSLRPRPLEEKAKICQRVREIAWPLYTNGSIKPAPVESFPMPEAGEAHARLESGEVLGKVALTL